The genomic region CCCGATGCCAGCTGCGCCAGCACGGCGGCCTGTGAGGTCCCGTAATAGTTGTCGAAGACCTTCGCGTGCTCCAGAAAGGCCCCGTCCCCGACCATTTTGGTGAAAGTCGGCTCATCCACATAATGGTAATGGACGCCGTCCTCCTCGCCGGGCCGCCGGGCCCTGGTGGTGTGGGAGATGGACAGGCCGATGCCCTGCGCATTCTCCAGCAGGACCCTTAACAGGCTGGTTTTCCCGGCCCCGGAGGGGGCGGAAACGATGTACAGCGTGCCCTCGGCCTTATCGCCCTGACTCATCAACCGACCCTCCGCCGTTCCGCTCATGATCAATATTGCCGTTAAAAGACATTATTGCACTCCTAAATACCGTTAAATGTCGTTAAGTGTGCCGAACCAGCCCAGGCTGCGCTCACTCAATATTCTGGATCTGTTCGCGCATCTGCTCAATCAGTACCTTTAGCTCCACCGACACCCGGGTGGTATCGGTGTGTACCGATTTCGAACCCAGGGTATTGGCCTCACGATTGAGCTCCTGCATCAGAAAATCCAGCCGTCGACCCACGGGCTCGTCCTGCGTCATTACCCGCCGGACCTCCTCCACATGGGCCTTGAGGCGCTCAATCTCCTCGTCCACATCCGATTTGTTGGCCAGCAGGACGATCTCCTGCTCTAGCCGCGCCGGGTCCAGCTCGCCGGCGATCTCCGCCAGCCGCCGTTCCAACCGGGCGCGCGCGGCCTGCTGGATCTCCGGCAGGCGCGATTCGACCACTTTTACCTGCTCGTCGATGGCGTCACAGCGCGCCGCGATCACCGCCTGGAGCTTTTCCCCCTCCCGCGCCCGGGTGTCGAGCAGCTCGGTCAACGCCAGATCCAGCAGGGCCAGGGCATCCGCCGCCAGCCGCTCGGGGCCCTTTTCCGGGGCCTTGAGCACGCCCGGCCAGCGCAGGACTTCCAGGGCGCTGATCGGGGCCGCATTGTATAAAATTTGATCAATTTCACGGGTGGCGTGGGCGACCCGTTCCACCAGCGCCCGATCCAGCTCCAGCGGCTGCTGATCCGCCACCGCCGTCTGATAGCGTAGGGTCGCATCGATCTTGCCGCGGTTTATCCGTTTGGCGATCTGCTCGCGAATCGTCGGCTCCAGAAACCGGCACTCCTCCGGTAACCGCAGGCTGACTTCAGAAAATCGGTGATTGACCGATCTTAATTCCCATGCAAGTTGCCCATTTTCGGTGTCACCCTCCTGGCGGGAAAAGGCTGTCATGCTGCGTATCATCGTTAGTGCTCCAAAAAAGTGCTCCAAAAATTACACCAACCCGTCAAAGGATGGTGCAGTTTAACCGCAACTAAATGTAGGTTCCATTTACAAAAGCCCGGCTCTCCTATTTATGACTCAATCCGACATTGTCCTCCCCGCCGGCACTGAACTGGAACACTACCGGATCGACCAGACCCTGAATGCGGGCGGGTTTGGCATTGTCTACCTCGCCACCGATCTGCACGCCGAGCTGCGGGTGGTGATCAAGGAATACATGCCCAACAAGCTGGCCCAGCGACTGCCCGATGGTTTCGTCATGCCGCAGGGCGGTCAGCAGCAGGAACACCACAATGAGGGCATGCGCCTGTTTCTGCAAGAAGCCGCGGCGCTGATCAAGCTCAAACATCCCAATATTGTGCGGGTGCTGAATTTCTTCCGCGCCAATGGCACCGTTTATATGGTGATGGAATATCGCCCAGGCAAGAACCTGCAGGGTTACATCAAGAGCCGCGACGGTAATCTCAGCGAGACCTTTTTAAAAACGATCTTTCCGCCCCTGCTTGACGGTCTGCGGCTGGTGCATGAGACGGGTTTTCTGCATCTGGACATCAAACCCGGCAATATCCATCTCTGTCCCGGCGGCATTCCGCTGCTGCTCGATTTTGGCGCGGTGCATCCGCGCAACACCAGCCGTAAATTACAAGTCAGCCAGGTGGTCACCGCCGGATTTTCGCCGATGGAGCAATACAATCTTGGCGGCTACATCGGCCCCTGGACCGACATCTACGCGATTGGCGCCACCATGCGGGCCTGCATCGAGGGCTGCGCACCCCCGTCCGCCAAGACCCGCAATGAAAAGGACAAATTACGCTCCGCCAAGTCCGCCTTTAAACGGCGCTATTCGGCCTCCTTGCTGGAGGCGCTGGATTGGGCGATGGAGATGGATCCCCTGTTGCGGCCACAAACGGTCGATGAATTTCTGGCCGTCCTGCAGCGGGAAGATGCCGCCGAAGACAACCTGCTGGACAAGATCGTGCATACCCTGACCCGGCCCCTATAACATGAAGTATCAACTCAGCAAGACCACTCGCCTCGGTAATCGTGTTGTCAACGAAGACCGTATCGGTGTTGTCGAACACGACAATGCCGTGTTGCTGGTGCTTGCGGATGGCATGGGCGGCTATCGCGGCGGCCAGATTGCCTCCAGGTCGCTGGTCAATCGTATGTTGCGCCAATTTCAGCGTTCTACCTTACCGGTGGATGATCCTGGCGCCTATCTCAAGGAACTTATCGCGGATGCTCACCTCGCTGTGCTGCGTGCAGGCAATGAGCAGTACCCGCCCATCGAACCTCGTACTACCTGTGTTGTGTGTCTCATCCAGAATGGCTGCGCCTGGTGGGCGCATGTCGGCGACAGTCGCCTGTATCTGTTTCGCGGCGGCAAACCGTGCATGCGCACCACCGATCATTCCCGGATCGAGGAGATGCGTCGCAAGGGTAAACTCAGCGTCGAGGAACTGGACAATCATCCCCAGCGCCATCTGGTCACTCGCTGTGTGGGCTATCAGAAACACCCCCCGATTCCCACCGTCAGCGAAAAGATTCCGCTGGAAAAATACGACATGATCCTGTTGTGCAGTGATGGTCTGTGGGGGCCATTAACCGAGGACAGTCTCGCCGATACCCTGAGCCAGAACACCCTGGATCAGGCAGTAGAGCGCATTGCCTACCAGGCCGAATTTCGCAGCTACCCGGCGGCTGACAACATCAGCCTCATCACCTTCCGCTGGATTTCCGATGAGATTACGCCGCCGCAAAAACCAGAAAAGGTCGACACTGAACCCGATGAATTAATGCAGACGCTGGATGCGCTGGATCACGCCCTGGGCAAACAAGATTCCTGAACCCGTTGCGTCCCGCATCAGATCAGACCCCGCTCGGCAAACGACACCGTCGCCCCATCCCCCACCACTACATGATCCAGCACCCGCACATCCACCAGTGCCAGGGCGGCGGTTAGCTGCCGGGTAATCTCCCGGTCGGCGGCGCTGGGCTCCGCCACCCCGGAGGGATGGTTGTGGGCAAAGATCACCGCCGCGGCATTGTGCCCCAGGGCCTTTTTCACCACCTCCCGTGGATGCACACTGGCGCCATTGATGGTGCCCCGAAACAGCTCTTCAAACTGGATCACCCGATGCCGGTTGTCGAGATACAGACAGGAAAACACCTCAAAGGAATAGTCCCGCAGGCGCGCCATCAGATAGTCCCGGGTCTGTGCCGGATTTTCCAGGGCGCTGCCCCGCTGCAGGATTTCTGAAAAGTGCCGGCGCGCCATTTCCACGGTCGCCTGTAGCTGGGCGTACTTCGCCTGGCCCAGCCCCTCACCCTCGCAAAACTGTTTCAGGTCGGCATTCAGCAGTGCCCGCAGACTGCCAAACCGGGTCAGCAGATCACGCGCCAGATCGACCGCGGTTTTTCCCGGCACCCCGGTGCGCAGGAATATCGCCAGTAACTCCGCGTCCGACAGCGACGCCGCGCCGCGCTGCAACAGCTTCTCCCGTGGACGTTCCTGCAGGGGCCAGTCGGTAATCGGCATTACACGCTCCTTGTGCTTTTATCTTTATACCTGAATCCCTGAATCCGTGGCTTAACCGCGGATTCAGATATTATCCGCCAATTCGTATAAAATAGGCCCCTCTAAAATATCAGGGTCTCCCTGCCAGTCCAGGCACTATGCACACACTCCGATGAACAGCCTCAGCAACAAGCACATCCTACTCGGCGTTAGCGGCTCCATCGCCGCCTACAAGGCCGCCGAGCTGGTGCGCCAACTCAGGGCGGCGCAGGCCGAGGTGCGCGTGGTGCTCACCGAGGGCGGCGCCGAATTCGTTACCCCGCTGACCTTTCAGGCCCTGTCGGGCAACCCGGTACACACGGCCCTGCTCGACACCGGGGCCGAGGCCGCCATGGGCCATATCGAACTGGCGCGCTGGGCCGACGCGGTGGTCATCGCCCCGGCCAGCGCCAATTTCATCGCCCGCCTGGCCCAGGGTCGCGCCGACGATCTGCTCAGCGCCCTCTGTCTGGCCACGGCGGCACCCATCGCCATCGCCCCCGCCATGAATCAGCAGATGTGGGCCAATCCCGCTACCCAGCAAAACCTGCGCCAGCTCGGCGAGCGGGGCATACACCAGTTCGGTCCCGACAGCGGCGATCAGGCCTGTGGCGAGGTCGGCCCCGGCCGCATGCTGGAGGCGGAACCCCTGGCCAACCTAACCGCGGGTTTGTTTGAGAGCGGGTCGCTTGCCGGTCGCACCGTGCTCATCACCGCCGGCCCTACCCAGGAGGCCATCGATCCTGTGCGTTATCTCAGCAATCGCAGCTCCGGCAAGATGGGCTACGCCATCGCCCAGGCCGCTGCCGAGGCCGGCGCCACGGTGACCCTGATCAGCGGACCCAGCGCGCTGGCCACACCGCCGCGGGTCAGGCGTATCGACGTGCGTAGCGCGCAGCAAATGTTTGATGCCGTCATGCAGCAAGCTAAACACAGCGACATCTTCATCAGCGCCGCCGCAGTGGCCGACTATCGACCCGTGCAGGTCGTTGGCCACAAAATCAAAAAAGACGCGGACAGTATCAACCTGCAACTGCAACGCAATCCCGACATCCTCGCCGAGGTCGCCGCACTAAAACACGGCCCCTATACCGTCGGCTTCGCTGCCGAGACAGAGAACCTCGAACAACACGCACGGGAAAAACTACAAAGAAAAAATCTCGACATGATTGCCGCCAATCTGGTGGCTGAGAATATGGGCTTTGAAAGCGACGACAACGCCCTGCTGATCATCACGGCGGATAGCCTGCAGCAGCTTGCCACGGCATCCAAGACCAGCCTGGCCCGGCAGTTGATCGACGCCATCGCCCGCAACCTAACACCCGCACCTACAGCCCATAACCTAAAATAGGCGAATGTCTGGACCGTGTCATGGTGCCCCGTTAGCCGGGGCATAGCGCTTATCCAGCGCCGCGTGATTAGCTGTGGATAACGTAGCGTGTGCTTAAGTGTGCACCACTACATCAGAACATTCAGCCAGGCCCGCTGTCAGGTTCGGATAGCGCAACTCCACTCCCAACTCAGCCAGCAACTTATGGTTATCCAGCCGGCGTGATTCCTGCAGATAGGACAACATCCCCGCACTCATCACCTTTTCCGCCTCGGCCAAACTTACCTCCGGCGGCAGCGGCAGACCATGGGCCCGGGCGATCGCCTTGAAATAGGCCGACATGGTGCCGGGTTGACCATCGGCGACGTTGTATACCTCACCCGCAGTACCGCGCTCGGCGGCCGCCACGCAGATCCGGGCCAGGTCATCCTGATGGATGCGATTGGTATAGGGAGACTCCGCCTCGTTCAGAATAGGCAGGCCCTGTCTGATACGCTCGATGGGCAGGCGGCCGGGGCCGTAGATGCCGCCGACCCGCAGGATGACCACCGGCACCCCGGTCTGTTGTGACCATTCACCCGCAAGCTGTTCCGCATCCAGCCGGCGCCGGCCCCGTGCGGTTTGCGGGTTGACCGGATGCGACTCGTTGATCCAATCACCCTGGCAGTCGCCATATACGGCGGTGGTACTGAGCAGCACCAGTTTTTCCGGCAGGGCATTCGCTGCAATACCCGCCAGAAACTGGCGCAACAGCGGATCGGTATCCCCCTCATTCGGCGGTGGGGCCAGATAAAACACCGTGGCCTCCGCCGTGGGTAACGCCGGTTGTGTAGCCAGACCGGACCGTTGGCCGAGATCGGCCTGTAGCGGTGTGATCCCCGCCTGCTGCAATCGGTGCACGCTCTCCGCGCTGCGCACCAGTCCCACCACCGATACGTTTTTCTGCCGGTATAATCCGGCGATACGCTCGCCGATATCGCCACAGCCCACAATAAGCACAGTTTTCATAGGTGGTTTACGCCCCGTGTTTCACGCATAATCGCTGACCTTTTATACAATTCCGGGATGTTCATGAGTTTTACAGTTCGAATTGAGCCCAGCGGCCACAGCTTTATCGTTGAATCCGACGAACCCATTCTAGATGCAGCACTGCGACACGGTTATGCCTTTCCCTACGGTTGTCGCGGTGGTGGCTGCGGCGCCTGTAAGGGCAGGCTGCTCAGCGGCACGGTGGATTATGGCACGAAACGCCCACCCGCCCTCAGCGACGAGGATATCAGCCGGGGCCTGGCGCTGTTTTGTCAGGCCCGCGCAATGTCGGACCTGAGCGTAGAGATCAAGGAGATCGGCGCGGCCGACAACCTGCCCGTCAAAATCCTGCCCACCAAGGTGCAGAAAAAGGAATTTCTTTCGCATGATGTGGTGCGGCTGTACCTGAAACTTCCCGACACCGAGCGACTGCAATTTCGCGCCGGGCAGTATATCGACATCCTGTTACCCGATGGCCGCCGACGCAGCTTTTCGCTCGCCAATGCCCCTCACGATGATGCGCTGTTCGAGCTGCACATTCGGCACGTGGAGGGCGGGAATTTCACCGGCTATGTGATGGATGAACTACACGAGAAGGATATCCTGCGTATTGAGGGTCCGCATGGCAGTTTCTTTCTGCGCGAAGAGGCCCAGCGTCCGCTTATCTTCATCGCCGGCGGTACCGGTTTCGCGCCGATCAAGGGCATTATCGAACACGCCCTGGCCGAGGGTCTGAACCAGCCCATGTATCTGTACTGGGGGGTGCGTGCCCACAAAGACCTCTATCTTGAGGCGCTGCCACGCAAGTGGGCCAGGCACCTGCCACAGTTTCATTTTGTGCCGGTCTTTTCCGAGCCCGAGGCCGCGTCAGCCAACGGCAGCGCCCCTGCTGAGGGAATGCGTACGGGTTATGTGCACAATGCCGTGATCGAGGATTTTCCTGCAGGGCTGGCGGGCTTTGATGTGTATGCCTGTGGTCCGCCGGTAATGGTGCATGCTGCCCTTGATGCCCTCAAACCGCATGGCCTGAGAGAGGATCGCTATTTCTCGGATGCCTTTGAGTTTCAGACACCCAAGCCTGAATAGGCCAACGTATTTCCGACATCGCCGGCGGTCTATTTTTCGTCTTTTGTAGATGCGGCCTCGGCCGTCTCAATAGCGGTTCGGCTCTCACCGGAAGTAGTGGTACGCAGACCGGCTACGGCCTTTCTCATCACCGTCTCTGATTCAGAAACGGCCTCATTCGACAGGGCAATCACCGGGTTCGCCGCCAGCTCCATACTGATCGGAGTGGACTGCTCACAGCCCGGCAGCAGACTCAGGCCGGCACGAAAACATTCCGCGGCTCCCACACTTTCGCCCATGCGCTCCAGCAGGTTGCCCAGCTCATTATAGGCCTCCGCATTCGGCTGCGCATTCACACTGGCCTCCAGATAACTGCGCGCCTTGCCCCATAATTTGTTACGCAGACTCAAACGTCCCGCCGTCAACAGGGCAACGGCATTTCGCGCATGGCTCAACAGCAGGGATTCCACCAGCGCCAATTGGCGAGCAGGCTCCGCGCCTTCTATTTTTCCGTATAGCCGCAGCAGGGGTTCACTAAACTGTCGATGCAATGCATGACGCAGCAATGGCTCGGCCAGATTACTTTCACCCATCTCCAGCAGGCGTGTTACATAGCTCGCCAGAATGGTTTCGGTTTCCCGATAGGGCTCGGGCATGCGCCTCCACACATCGGAGAGTTCGGAGAATGAATCCGCCGCCTGCAATAACATCAAATAGGCCTGTTCTGAAAGCTCGGTAACCGCGTCTGCCGACATCACTTTATGCCTGCGTAACAAGGGCGCTATTTCCAATACATGTTCCCAATCACCCAGCCGCTTATAAAGCTTCGCCAGCGCCTGCAATACCTGCGGCTGTTTCGGTGCCAGCTGCTGCAGATGTCGTAGCGTTGCCAGCGCCTGTTCCAGTTGATTCTGCTTAAGCTGCAATTCCGCCTGGGTCAGACCCACCGCAATATCCGCCGCTGGGTGATTCTCATGCGCCAGTTTCAGATAGTGGTCACGCCGCTGATCTGCGCCCTGTGCCTGGGCGGCACGCGCCGCCGCCAGATAATTGAGTAATGTCGCCTCACCTGATATAGAGTCCCTGGTGGAGCCTTTGGCCGGGTAACGGTTATCGCTCACCGACACGTATTTCAGCACCTTCTTTTCCGCGGCTGCCCAATGCCCCTCCGCGAGATCAATCAGGCCACGGGTGAGTGATTTTAACGCCTGCTGTTCGCGGCGTTGTTTTCGCCACTGCCGTACGCCCTCGGGTACTGACAATACCCGCCGGGTTGCGCGGATACTGTAATAGAGCGTGACAAATACCAGCACGATGATCACCGCACTCAATGCCACGGTGGTCTCCACCGTCCAGCCTCCAACCGCGATCAGCATGTAGCCGGGATCTTCCATGGCGATCAGGGCGACCACCACCGCTATTAATAATGTCACCAGGCTGATCAGCAGTATTTTCATTCTGTTGTGCCCTGCTTGCTATCGACCCGCGTCGCGGTTCGTTGCTGCTGCATGACTTCTCGTAGCAGACGCAGCGATGCACTCACATCCGGCATCGTCGGCCGCAGTTCACTATCGGCCAGCGTGTCCAACGTCGTCAGCGCATTGACCACCGCCGCGGATTCGGCCTCAAAATAATGCCGTATCCAGTCCTCTGCCTCCGTGAGGTATTGGTGGAATAGCGCAGTGTCACGTTGCAGCACGGCGAGGCGTGCCTGTTCGAGCTTGAGGCTGAGATTCTGATAGAGGTGTCGAGTCTGGTCTGGCGGCAGTAACGGCTCGGTTGGCTGCTGGTGACGGCGTACCTGCACCAGGCTTTTGAGATCGTTCCACACGGCCAACGCAAACTGCTGCCAGTCGGCCGGCGGTGTTTCTGCGCTAGTCTCCCGGGTTGCGGCGGCGATGCGGTTTTTATCCCGCAGGGGTAACTGTTCAACACTGTCGAGCAGGCTGCCGACGCGCAGCGCCAGTCCCGCAACATCCACTTCAGGCAGCGCGCGCAGGGCCTGTAATTCGTCCGCTATTGCCTTGCGCACCTTCAATAACGAGGTGTCACCAATCGCCCTGATGCGCTCATCGGCGGTCTCAAAAATCGCGATTGCGGTTTCACGGTCCTGTGCCAGGATCAGGCGGTGATTCGCCACCGTCAATAGATACTCGACCTCCGCCATGCGCCAGGCCACGGTGCTGCGGCCCAGGCTGGCCGACAGATCCTGCATCGCCGTGCCCAGCGTCTGCAGTTCATCCTCTACCACCTGCTGTGCACGCGTCTGCTTCGTCAATTCTGCGCGGCTGAGCTGCAAGCCCTGTTCCAGCTGGGCGACCTGTGTCTGCAAGGCAGCCTGGGTTTTCACCAGCTGCGCGCCGAGGGGCACCTGTATCTGTAACAGCCAGAGCCCATAACCGGCGGCACCCGCGGCGAGCAGGGCAATCAACATCGCCAGCAGGGATAGCGGGGAGCGATGGCTGTCTGTCCTCTTTTTCGCCGCCGGCTGGTGTTTGGCCGTCTCCGTCGGCTTTGTGGCGGCGCCAGCCGCAGGCCCAGCCTTCGCGGTCGATTCCTGGCTGATACCGGCTTTCGTGGCATCGGCATTCGCGGCCTTGGGTTTCGCGGCCTCGGGTTTTGCTGGCTCGGAATTCGCTGTTACGGGTTTATCGCTCATGTCTCTTCCACCACTTGATGGCCGACAAAAGGGCCTCATCACTTGCCGTTTTTGCCACCACGGGTTTTTGTTTAAATCCCAGCGACTCAGCCAGGTCTACTGCGCGCTGACTGACGACAATCAGCGGCGACTTCAGGAGTGATTGTAGATGAGACTCACCCACCATTGCATGCAGGTTTTCCAGGCCCTCATTACTGGTCACCACAATCGGCACTCGCACAGCCGCCTCCCATAACTGGAACAATGGGCTCATGTCTGTGGCCGGCGTTACGCGCTGATAACACTCCGCGTATTCCACCGTCGCGCCTCGCGCCTGTAATGTGTCGCCGAGCCATTCTCGCCCCCCCTTGCCACGGAAGATGATCACGCGCTGGCCCTGCAGGTTCTGCATCGGCTCCAGGCTCAGCAGGGCCTCACTATTGTAGGGTTCGGGGGAGACCAGCGATACCACCAGTCCGTGGGCGCTTCCTTGTGCGTTGATCGCCCGGGCGGTGGCCTGACCCACGGCGGCGATCGCGACCGTTGCCGGCCAGACTTGTCCGGGTGGCAGCTGTTGCAGAGTGGCGGAAACGGCGTTGGCGCTGATGAAGATGGCCAGCTGATATTCGTCGAGCCGGCGGAGCTGTTCCGCCAGCCTCTGCGCATCGGCAGCCGTACAGGGGCCGATGGCGATCACCGGCAGACGTAACGCGGTGCCGCCCAGGGCCTGGATGGAGTGACAGAGGGATTCTGCCTGGTGCGCCGGCCGGGTGACGGCGACCGTGATACCCGACAGATCCGTCTCGGGGGTCGACATTTCTTAGGAATAGACTTCCTGTAATATCTCGCGGGCGCCGCGGGACAACAGGTCATCCGCCAGGGTGGTGCCCAGAAATTCCGCCTCTTCGGCCCGCCCGGCAATCTCACCCCGTACCATCTCGGTACCATCCGGGCGACCCACCAGTCCCCGCAGCAGCAGAGTGTCGCCGTCCAGTTCGGCGAAACCGCCAATGGGTACCTGGCAGCCGCCTTCCAGGCGATGATTCATGGCCCGCTCGGCCCGCACCCGAATCGCCGTCGCCGAGTGATTGAGCGGTGCGATCAGGCCATTGATGAAAGGATCGTCAATGCGGCATTCAATACCCACCGCGCCCTGGCCGATGGCCGGCAGGCTGAAGCCCGGATCCAGGTGGGTGCGTATCCGCTCACCAAACTCCAGGCGCAGCAGACCGGCACAGGCCAGGATGATTGCATCATACTCACCGTCATCCAGCTTTCTCAGCCGGGAATTCACATTGCCGCGCAGGTCCAGAATCTCCAGGTCGGGCCGCCAGGCGCGAATCTGGCAGGTGCGGCGCAGGCTCGAGGTACCCACCCTGGCGCCCTGCGGCAGGTCCTCGATAGTGTTATAGGTATTCGAGACAAAGGCATCACGCGGGTCTTCGCGCTCACAGATCACCGCCAGGTGCAGGCCCTCGGGAAACTCCACCGGCACGTCCTTCATGGAGTGCACCGCAATATCGGCCTCACCGCGCTGCATGCCCTGCTCCAGCTCTTTGACGAACAGGCCCTTGCCCCCCACCTTTGCCAGCGGGGTATCGAGGATCTTGTCGCCCTGGGTGACCATCTTTACCAGCTCCACATTGAGACCTGGATTGGCGGCCAACAGACTGGCGCGCACAAATTCGGCCTGCCACAGGGCCAGGGGGCTTTTACGGGTGGCGATACGGACGGTTTTTGTCATCTCGGTTCTCTTCTTGATCGGTCAATGCGGGAAATCCGGCATATGCTACGGGCTGCACTGGGAGCAGGCAACTATTAAACGGGAACGGTGGCCGCTGGGTTGGCAGAATCCCCCGTATTTAAAATAAAGACGGGGGTGTGCTAGAATGGTCGGCTTTTCCGCCGCGCGTGGGCCGGCCCGGCGGGGTTTTCCACCTCTGTCAGGCTGTGACTATCCGCTCCGGCGGGCGGTATTTACCGGGCAGTGTGGTGGTGCGGTTCGCGGCCACTTTTGGGGTCTGTTGTCACAGTGTCACACGCCATCGGCAGACTTGCACAGCCGCCAAACCATGGCTGAATTATGGCAAAACCATGGCTGAACTCTGACCGGGCGATTACGAACCGAACCATTACGAATTTTGATCAAAAACTAGAACAGGAATAGACAATGCATACTGGCGAAACGATTACCCAATTTATCATCGAGGAACAGCGTAACTCTCCCTCGGCCTCCGGCGACTTTACTGCGCTGCTCAACGACGTGGTCACGGCCTGCAAGGCCATCTCCAGCTGCGTCAACCAGGGCGCCCTGGTGGGTGTACTGGGTTCCGCGGGGAGTGAAAACATCCAGGGCGAGACCCAGAAAAAACTGGATATCCTCTCCAACGACATCTTTCTCAAGGCCAACGAATGGGGCGGTCATCTGGCGGCCATGGCCTCCGAGGAAATGGACGATATCTACCCGATTCCTGCGCAATACCCTAAGGGCAAGTACCTGCTGACCTTTGACCCCCTTGATGGCTCGTCCAATATCGACGTCAACCTGTCGGTGGGCAGTATCTTTTCCATTCTGCGCTGCCCCGAGGGCGTCAAGGACGCCACC from Gammaproteobacteria bacterium harbors:
- the radC gene encoding DNA repair protein RadC encodes the protein MPITDWPLQERPREKLLQRGAASLSDAELLAIFLRTGVPGKTAVDLARDLLTRFGSLRALLNADLKQFCEGEGLGQAKYAQLQATVEMARRHFSEILQRGSALENPAQTRDYLMARLRDYSFEVFSCLYLDNRHRVIQFEELFRGTINGASVHPREVVKKALGHNAAAVIFAHNHPSGVAEPSAADREITRQLTAALALVDVRVLDHVVVGDGATVSFAERGLI
- the coaBC gene encoding bifunctional phosphopantothenoylcysteine decarboxylase/phosphopantothenate--cysteine ligase CoaBC; amino-acid sequence: MNSLSNKHILLGVSGSIAAYKAAELVRQLRAAQAEVRVVLTEGGAEFVTPLTFQALSGNPVHTALLDTGAEAAMGHIELARWADAVVIAPASANFIARLAQGRADDLLSALCLATAAPIAIAPAMNQQMWANPATQQNLRQLGERGIHQFGPDSGDQACGEVGPGRMLEAEPLANLTAGLFESGSLAGRTVLITAGPTQEAIDPVRYLSNRSSGKMGYAIAQAAAEAGATVTLISGPSALATPPRVRRIDVRSAQQMFDAVMQQAKHSDIFISAAAVADYRPVQVVGHKIKKDADSINLQLQRNPDILAEVAALKHGPYTVGFAAETENLEQHAREKLQRKNLDMIAANLVAENMGFESDDNALLIITADSLQQLATASKTSLARQLIDAIARNLTPAPTAHNLK
- a CDS encoding serine/threonine-protein kinase — its product is MTQSDIVLPAGTELEHYRIDQTLNAGGFGIVYLATDLHAELRVVIKEYMPNKLAQRLPDGFVMPQGGQQQEHHNEGMRLFLQEAAALIKLKHPNIVRVLNFFRANGTVYMVMEYRPGKNLQGYIKSRDGNLSETFLKTIFPPLLDGLRLVHETGFLHLDIKPGNIHLCPGGIPLLLDFGAVHPRNTSRKLQVSQVVTAGFSPMEQYNLGGYIGPWTDIYAIGATMRACIEGCAPPSAKTRNEKDKLRSAKSAFKRRYSASLLEALDWAMEMDPLLRPQTVDEFLAVLQREDAAEDNLLDKIVHTLTRPL
- a CDS encoding protein phosphatase 2C domain-containing protein, with the translated sequence MKYQLSKTTRLGNRVVNEDRIGVVEHDNAVLLVLADGMGGYRGGQIASRSLVNRMLRQFQRSTLPVDDPGAYLKELIADAHLAVLRAGNEQYPPIEPRTTCVVCLIQNGCAWWAHVGDSRLYLFRGGKPCMRTTDHSRIEEMRRKGKLSVEELDNHPQRHLVTRCVGYQKHPPIPTVSEKIPLEKYDMILLCSDGLWGPLTEDSLADTLSQNTLDQAVERIAYQAEFRSYPAADNISLITFRWISDEITPPQKPEKVDTEPDELMQTLDALDHALGKQDS
- a CDS encoding CDP-6-deoxy-delta-3,4-glucoseen reductase produces the protein MSFTVRIEPSGHSFIVESDEPILDAALRHGYAFPYGCRGGGCGACKGRLLSGTVDYGTKRPPALSDEDISRGLALFCQARAMSDLSVEIKEIGAADNLPVKILPTKVQKKEFLSHDVVRLYLKLPDTERLQFRAGQYIDILLPDGRRRSFSLANAPHDDALFELHIRHVEGGNFTGYVMDELHEKDILRIEGPHGSFFLREEAQRPLIFIAGGTGFAPIKGIIEHALAEGLNQPMYLYWGVRAHKDLYLEALPRKWARHLPQFHFVPVFSEPEAASANGSAPAEGMRTGYVHNAVIEDFPAGLAGFDVYACGPPVMVHAALDALKPHGLREDRYFSDAFEFQTPKPE
- a CDS encoding heme biosynthesis HemY N-terminal domain-containing protein, whose protein sequence is MKILLISLVTLLIAVVVALIAMEDPGYMLIAVGGWTVETTVALSAVIIVLVFVTLYYSIRATRRVLSVPEGVRQWRKQRREQQALKSLTRGLIDLAEGHWAAAEKKVLKYVSVSDNRYPAKGSTRDSISGEATLLNYLAAARAAQAQGADQRRDHYLKLAHENHPAADIAVGLTQAELQLKQNQLEQALATLRHLQQLAPKQPQVLQALAKLYKRLGDWEHVLEIAPLLRRHKVMSADAVTELSEQAYLMLLQAADSFSELSDVWRRMPEPYRETETILASYVTRLLEMGESNLAEPLLRHALHRQFSEPLLRLYGKIEGAEPARQLALVESLLLSHARNAVALLTAGRLSLRNKLWGKARSYLEASVNAQPNAEAYNELGNLLERMGESVGAAECFRAGLSLLPGCEQSTPISMELAANPVIALSNEAVSESETVMRKAVAGLRTTTSGESRTAIETAEAASTKDEK
- a CDS encoding SDR family oxidoreductase, encoding MKTVLIVGCGDIGERIAGLYRQKNVSVVGLVRSAESVHRLQQAGITPLQADLGQRSGLATQPALPTAEATVFYLAPPPNEGDTDPLLRQFLAGIAANALPEKLVLLSTTAVYGDCQGDWINESHPVNPQTARGRRRLDAEQLAGEWSQQTGVPVVILRVGGIYGPGRLPIERIRQGLPILNEAESPYTNRIHQDDLARICVAAAERGTAGEVYNVADGQPGTMSAYFKAIARAHGLPLPPEVSLAEAEKVMSAGMLSYLQESRRLDNHKLLAELGVELRYPNLTAGLAECSDVVVHT
- a CDS encoding YicC/YloC family endoribonuclease, whose product is MTAFSRQEGDTENGQLAWELRSVNHRFSEVSLRLPEECRFLEPTIREQIAKRINRGKIDATLRYQTAVADQQPLELDRALVERVAHATREIDQILYNAAPISALEVLRWPGVLKAPEKGPERLAADALALLDLALTELLDTRAREGEKLQAVIAARCDAIDEQVKVVESRLPEIQQAARARLERRLAEIAGELDPARLEQEIVLLANKSDVDEEIERLKAHVEEVRRVMTQDEPVGRRLDFLMQELNREANTLGSKSVHTDTTRVSVELKVLIEQMREQIQNIE